The Nitrospirota bacterium nucleotide sequence TAAAAAAAACGGGCAGACTAATCAGCCTGTATCATTGAAGAAGACGGTGTCACTGAAGAAGACTGTGTATTTGATAAAGACGGTGTATTTGATAAAGACGGTGTCACTGAAGAAGACTGTGTATTTGATAAAGACGGTGTCACTGAAGAAGACTGTGTATTTGATAAAGACTGTGTCACAGAAGAGGACTGTGTCACAGAAGAGGACGCCCCCTCCTTGTCATTGCTGTCTTTTTTCTTGTCATTCCCGCCTACGAGCGGGAATCCAGTCTTTTTCAGTGTATCCTCATTTGACATAAAGTCCTCATTCAACATTTGCCCGTCATGATCTTTTAATAAATCGGCGATTATCGGCGTTACGAAATAATATTTAACCGCGTCTGTATCGCTTGTCTTAACTGTTGAAATCTCAATAAGAGTCAGATTGCCTAAATATTCCAAATCAGTTACCGCAGCACCCTCAGGCTGCTCCTTAAGCGCCTTAAGTTGAACCGGAATTCTAAAATTTGAAAACAGATACAAAACCCTTTTTTGCTCAACACTTACCAGCTTTAGTAACTCATTAAAAACAAGATTCAGCGCCATCTCAGACCTTACGTCTTTAACTTTTGCAGCTAAAACCGCTTTCATCCCGATTATCGTTTGCAGCGACTCTGTGATTTCCGATTTCTTGCTCTTATAAATCTCGTTAAAGAACTCAAGAGCGCGGAAATTCCCGCCCAGATTTTTATGTAAAAATCTCACAAAATCAACAAACTCAGCTTCTTGCTTATCAAAAATCGTATCTAAATAGAATTTCTTGTTTAGCTCATGATGAATTTCAAACAGTTCCAGATATTGGCACTTTTTCCAGTAATCGTTAAACCCGATGTTGTTTAAATTGACCTCGATTATATTTGCAAGTCCGGGGATCGCATACCTGCCGGTTAAAACCAGCTGTACGATCTTCTCGTTACAGAGATGTTTTATCACCTCGTAAATGTCATTATATTCGCTATGAAAATTACCGGTTGAAACATCCTGAAAAGTCTCAAGATTGTCAAACACTAACACGGGGTCAAATTTTTCTACATAAGCATTTAATAAAACATCAATCTTATCCAAAGCCTTTTCTGTAGATTTTGCACAAAGAATAGCGTTCATGAATTTTTCTGAGCTGGTTTTCATCATATTAAGTTCAATTAATTTCAAAACATCGTCAATAGAGCGCACCTTATCAGTAATAATTACTGGTATCGTTTTAGCTGGATTCTTACTTATAGCGCGCTGAACCATATACTCGGCCATCGTGCTTTTACCGACTCCTCCCTGACCCTTCAGCATGATAGGTCTCTTATCAAAAAACGGCTCAAAGACTTTTGCTTTCTCAGCTCTGCGCCTGACAAACATAAAACCCGCCTTATGAGCCAATGATATTTGTTTTCCTTCGGTCACATACTGATATGTTGTTAATTCCAGAGGAACAGGAGCGCTATTCCAATCCACAAGGTTTTCAATTTTACGTGAGACGTAGAGATTTGGAATCATCCACTGTTGCGTTGAATAGCCGGTCTTAGCAGCTTGTTGTTCATAAACTTTTAGCCTATTTAGTGCGTTTGTAAATGCCTTAGTAATGGGCAGTTTTTTTGCAAGCTCTTTATAAAGCTCTGCCGTGAAAAATATTGCATGGTCGTCTATTACAGACATTCCCATAGAAACAACAGCCGGAGTATTAACGTTTAAGAGTTTGCTGGTTTATGCCGCTTAGGATTTTCTCGGAGCCGCCCTGAACGGTCTGACACGAGGACAACACAACAAGCGGGATTTTATAATCGGGGTTAAAATTGATCGCTTTAGCGAACTTATCTTCATCTGTTAATTCACCTTTTAACGTATAGTGATTTTCTAACTGTAAATACCCTTTATCGTTTTCAAATTTTTTACCATCTTTATCCTTTTTGCCTTCCTTAAACACGCCGTGGCCGGAAAAGTGCAGAATGTGGTATTGGTTAGTTTCAATTTTTGCTTTTAAAGCGTCAAGGGAACCGTCATCGGTATAGTCAATTTGTACATGACCGGTTTTAAGAAGTGGTTCAAAGGCTTTTAAAATGTCGCCCTCTTCTTTTTCGTAAGAGAGGCGCTCCTTTAATTCTAAATCAAGCGGTGATGAAATCATAATAAGGATTTTTAGCGGTGCTGCCACATGCGGTGTAAAATCGGCGCAGTTTTTATCACTTATTTTAGCGGGTGTTTTTAATAGATGCAGGGTTTCGATGTCACCGAGCCGTGTTTTAGTGTCGGACTCAACGGCAAGCGGCCACGGGAGATTCAGGATTTCGTTGTCATCGTCAAGCAGCCGCAGCACATAATGATTGCCGGTTTCAACGGCATCTTTAAGAATTGTTTTTACATCAGGGTTAGCGGCGATAACATTTGATAGTTCATCTTTCAGAGGGTCAAGGATTTTATCGTTGACGATTCCATGATTTTCCATCGCCTCGTTAAATTGTGAACCGAGTTCTTTTAGTTTCGTTCGTTGTTCGGCAGAAATATCAAGCGTAACGTCTTTCCATTGCATAGTAGCCCTCGTCCTCGTTCCGTATGAAATGTACTGTCCAAATTATAACTCAGAATATGGAGGAGATTGCAAGGGCACAGAGGAAACGTTGCGGAGCAATCTACAAGATTGCACCAACGCAGGACTTAGCCGTAATTAACATAATCCATTAAGTCACAACACAATAATCGTGTTCTCTCATCTTTGTCTTGTGCCGATAGGTAGAAAAAGCCGTTTTTTTCATAGAAATTTATTATATTTGGATTGTTATAAGCATCAACCGTTATAAACCTGCATCCGGTCTTATTATTATCGGCGAACGAGTCTTTTATATAGTCAAATAACAGCGTTCCATAGCCTTGTCTCTGATAATCTTTATGAACACCTAAACGGCCTATTTTAACTGCAGGAAAAGTAGTGTAACGTTTTTTATCCGGAAAACGTTTGCTGATTCTTTTAGTACGGTCTATCTTGTCATTCAGAACACTATAAAAAGCAATTGTTTCCCGATCGCTTTCTAAAATGTATGTAACGGCAAGTAACTGTTTAAGATGTTCTTTGGACTGATTGATAAAGAAATCGTTTAAATCGTCCTCTCCACAATCAAAAGGCTTTAACTTATAATTTAAATTAAGCCGTATGAAACTATAGTCATTCAGGGAACTTGGCAATATTTTTTAGCTTTGCAGCGTTTTCTTTTATTCTCTTTCTTTCCTCATCCGATATCTTATGTAAACCGGCTTCCGATTCTGCTGCCCGTTTCCAGAAGTTATCAGCATCTTTCCCTTTTAACACGGGAGTTGCTTTAATCGGTAATGCCATTTGACCCTCCTTTAACTCAGAAACATACTATATCAATTATAACTCAGAATATGGCAGGGATTGCAAGGGCACAGAGGAAAGGCAGCCACAGGGGGCTGCCCCTACAAGGGCGCAGACATTAGTGGCGGGATTGCTCCAACGCAGGCGGGCAA carries:
- a CDS encoding CHAT domain-containing protein, whose product is MQWKDVTLDISAEQRTKLKELGSQFNEAMENHGIVNDKILDPLKDELSNVIAANPDVKTILKDAVETGNHYVLRLLDDDNEILNLPWPLAVESDTKTRLGDIETLHLLKTPAKISDKNCADFTPHVAAPLKILIMISSPLDLELKERLSYEKEEGDILKAFEPLLKTGHVQIDYTDDGSLDALKAKIETNQYHILHFSGHGVFKEGKKDKDGKKFENDKGYLQLENHYTLKGELTDEDKFAKAINFNPDYKIPLVVLSSCQTVQGGSEKILSGINQQTLKR
- a CDS encoding AAA family ATPase, producing the protein MGMSVIDDHAIFFTAELYKELAKKLPITKAFTNALNRLKVYEQQAAKTGYSTQQWMIPNLYVSRKIENLVDWNSAPVPLELTTYQYVTEGKQISLAHKAGFMFVRRRAEKAKVFEPFFDKRPIMLKGQGGVGKSTMAEYMVQRAISKNPAKTIPVIITDKVRSIDDVLKLIELNMMKTSSEKFMNAILCAKSTEKALDKIDVLLNAYVEKFDPVLVFDNLETFQDVSTGNFHSEYNDIYEVIKHLCNEKIVQLVLTGRYAIPGLANIIEVNLNNIGFNDYWKKCQYLELFEIHHELNKKFYLDTIFDKQEAEFVDFVRFLHKNLGGNFRALEFFNEIYKSKKSEITESLQTIIGMKAVLAAKVKDVRSEMALNLVFNELLKLVSVEQKRVLYLFSNFRIPVQLKALKEQPEGAAVTDLEYLGNLTLIEISTVKTSDTDAVKYYFVTPIIADLLKDHDGQMLNEDFMSNEDTLKKTGFPLVGGNDKKKDSNDKEGASSSVTQSSSVTQSLSNTQSSSVTPSLSNTQSSSVTPSLSNTPSLSNTQSSSVTPSSSMIQAD
- a CDS encoding GNAT family N-acetyltransferase; protein product: MNDYSFIRLNLNYKLKPFDCGEDDLNDFFINQSKEHLKQLLAVTYILESDRETIAFYSVLNDKIDRTKRISKRFPDKKRYTTFPAVKIGRLGVHKDYQRQGYGTLLFDYIKDSFADNNKTGCRFITVDAYNNPNIINFYEKNGFFYLSAQDKDERTRLLCCDLMDYVNYG